One Leuconostoc mesenteroides subsp. mesenteroides ATCC 8293 genomic window, GGGTAATGATTTCCAGCATTTTCAGGTCGTATGAGTAAGGCTAAATCCTTCATGATCGCGTTTACATCAACGTTAATTCCTTCTAACTCACCAATTTTTTTTATTTCATCCAGAATATTTAGTGATAAATCCATACCATTTCCAGCCATACCGAACTCTGCAATATTTGCATCTAACAAAACTGTTAACGGGTTAAGGACAGAGTTAATTCCCGCTTTATGCCAAATTGCTTCAATGACATTTTGAGATAATGTCACATTGAGACCAGCCTTATTCAGAGCCGATACAATTGGTTTAGCGTTAGCCTCACCGATTGCCTGTAATTTGATGGACCCAGTTCCCGTCACGCGAATTTCACCAGGATTAATTAATTCTGATGTCCACAAAGTCACACCAGCCAAAATCTGATTGCGATTAACATGCTTTTCCATGACCTCAATATTACCAAGACCATTAGAAAGAACCAACAGCTTGGTATTCTTAGTAATAATGTGCTTGATATCTGTTAACATCATATCTAATTGAGGGGTCTTCGTTAACAAAATAATAAGGTCAAACTTACCATCAATTTCTTTAGCTGTCATAACAGGAATATAATATTTTTTTGTTGCCCCATCATCTTGATGCACTGTTAACCCATCTGTGCTTATGGCAGCAATATGTGCAGCCCAGCCATCAATTCCTGTAACTTCATGGCCAGCTTGTTGTAACATCACACCAACTCGAGCGCCTAAAGCACCAAACCCTGCTATTGCTATTTTCATAATTTTAGAAGCGTGAGTAATCAGGTATTTATTCACAATACCTGAAATAGCTAAACGCATTTCCTCCATATCTGTTTGCTAGTTCTGTTACTTTTTCTCACAAAACTTTTTACTGTTCTTCACTCTTTATATTATCCAGCAAGTCCCGCTCTTGTTGCGTTAACTGCCGCTTTTCTAATAAATCAGGTCGGCGTAAATAAGTACGGCGCAATGACTCCTTTAATCGCCACTCAGCAATTTTGGCGTGATTACCACTAGTCAAGACTTCCGGAACCATTCGTCCCCGAAAATCAGCTGGTCGTGTGTACTGCGGAAATTCTAACAAACCATCTTCAAAAGAATCTCCCTCAGCACTTGCCGCATTACCTAAAATTTCGGGCAGAAAACGTACTGTGGCATCGATAATAACCATCGCGCCGAGTTCTCCACCTGTCAAAACATAGTCACCTAGTGAAATTTCATCATCGACTAATTCTCGAATGCGCTCATCATACCCTTCGTAATGACCAGCAACAAAAGTTAAATGGTCATAAGTAGCTAACTCTTGGGCAACTTCGTGGTTGAACTGTCTACCAGCTGGATCCAACAGGATCACACGTCCTTTGCCACCAGCTTGCTTTTCAACAGAGGCCATCGCATCAAATATTGGTTGTGGTGTTAATAACATGCCAGCACCGCCACCAAATGGATAATCATCTACGTTATTATGCTTATTTTCGGTGAAATCTCGAAAATCAGTCACTTGAAAGTCTAACGCCCCTTTATCAATCGCTTTGCCAATAATTGATTGGCGCATTGGTGCAAACATGTCGGGAAATAAGCTTAAAACATCTATTCTCATTAATCTAATAACCCTTCTAAAGCGTCAATTGTAATTAATTTGGCGTCAACATCAACTGATTTAACAACATCATCAATCATAGGAATCAAGGCATCTGATTGACCGTCACGTTGAACTATCCAAACATCATTCGCTCCTGTTTCCATAATTTCCTTGACAACACCGATTTTGTTACCATCCAAATCAACCACAGTGCTATCGATAATTTCATCGTAATAGTACTGATCGTCTTCTAATTCTGGACGAGCTGTACCTTCAATATAAACATCATCACCTTTATATTTTTCAATTTCATTAATGTTGGTTACGCCAACAAATAAAACCAACCACATGTTTTTATGTAGTCGTGATGATTGCACTTTGACAGGGATACGTCCCTGTTTTGTATCAATAAATAGATCTGCTCCCTTTTTGAAGCGATCTTGAGCAAAATCAGTAATCGCCATGATTTTCACTTCACCACGAATACCATGTGTGTTTACAATTGTGCCAACTTTAAAATAATTTTCTGTATTAGTCATAAGTCTATTGTATCAGGTTTTACAAACGGAAATACAAAAAAAGTGCGTCATAAAATCTCACTGACGCACTGTTTCTCACTTCTCTAATAGGTTTTCTAATACTAATAATTTTCTTTTAATGTCAGTACCGTATCTATACTTACCCACACCACCACTCTTAGGTAAGATATGATGACAGGCATTAATAATTGGAATAGGATTTTTACCAATCGCTGTCGCTACAGCGCGAACAGCAGTGGGATGATTAATCTTTTTTGCGAACTGCTCGTACGTTAATAATTCATGACAGGTATTTAGGGCCTGCCATACCTCTCTTTGAAAGGCAGTGGACTTAAGGTACCCAATCTTAATCCGCGAGAAATCAATCTTTTCACCAGCAGCATACGCTCGAAAAAGACTTGTTTCTGGTAATACTTGCTGTTTTAACTCATATTCTGGAAAGTCATTTAAAAATTCGCTAACACCATCATCAGCTAGACTAATGCACACAATTTGATCATTCTTTTTAAATAATGTTAGTTTACCGTTTAAAAAAGAGATTGTTTCATATTTTATCATTACTTCACCATGACATTTTTGTGTAAAACCCAATAAGTAATATTTATTGTCTATTTTACACTAATTACTCGACCGACATTCAAAGCAATTAATTGTGGATCACCAACCTGATAACCAACATATTCCCGTTGAAGTGCTTGTTGATACAAATGAAGCTGTCCCTTATATCGCGCCTGCAATTTAGTCAAGTCTTCATCTATTTGAGCATTTCGAACAAAGTCGGTTTTATAATCAAACAATGTGATTGTTTGCGATGCTTCATCAACAAAATACCCATCAATAATACCATGAATTAACACTGGTGCAGAATCCTCTAGTGTGTCATAAATATCATTGGCTGGCATAATCATAGCAAAAGTAGCTTCTCTGTGCAACGTCTTCTGGTGAGCAATGATTTGTTTGGCAAAGTCGGATTGCAAAAATGCAAGAATCTCATCAATTTCAATTAGTGGTGCCACGCTAGGCAAAATTCTTTTATTTTCAACCAATTCGTCACGTAATTTTTCTATGCTCTGTACTGTATTAATTTTGGTAAAATCAATCAACTGTAAGATCAAATGTGTTGCCGTTCCTACCGCAGAGCTTGATGGTTTTTGCGAACCGTCATTCATAAAATCTGGTAAAGGTAACTCGTCAACCTTCAAAACATTAGCAGGTTGTAATTGTCCATTTTCAGTAATAACGGCTGTCTGCATCTGAGCAAGATCCGGGTCCTCAAATATTTGTTTGATTTCACTCACAGATTGATACGCCGCTGTTTGTGTTGCTTGTAAGTTAGCATATTGATAGTTCAAAATTGTTTTAGCTCGATCAAAATCCATCGGCGAATAGGTTCCATCCTCAACTAATTCACTACCTTTAGTACTCGCTATTGGTGCATGAATTTCGTTTTGATTTGTGAGTGTAACAGCCACTTTTCCTGTTAATGGTGTTTCAGATCCCACCAACCTTGGTAATTGACCATCACCAAGCCAATCCTCTAGTACTTTATTTTTTGTACGAGCTAAACTCATAATAGTCCATTTTAGATATGAATCGGCTTGTAAGCGCAAAAATTCAGGTAAAAATTGTCCATTGGCGTTCTTGGATTGCTGCCACAAAGATTTTAAGGATTGGTTCCCTGCTTCTCCCTTGACTTTAACCGAACCAACGATATACAATTGCTGTTCAGCTCTCGTCAGGGCAACGTATAAGAGGCGCATTTCTTCAGACCAACTCTGTCGCTTTAACGCCTGCTGCACTACAAGCTTTTGTAATGTAGGAATCATAACCAAAGCATCTGGTTGAATATACTCTACCCCTATACCTTCATTTTTTTGAATCAATAGGCCGCCCTTTAAATCCTGGGTATTAAATGATTTATCAAATTCTGGTAAAAATACAATTGGAAATTCTAATCCTTTTGATGCATGGATGGTCATAATTCTTACAGCTTGAGCATCCGTTTCTTGTGCTGCTTCGCCTAAATCGCTGTCACCAGACTGCAACTGTTCAATATATCTAATAAAACGGAACAAACCGCTATGCGTATTATTTTGATAGGTACGCGCATATTCGTATAACGCATGCAAATTTGCTTGTCTTTGTGCACCTCCCGGCATACCAGCAACGTAATCAAGCCACGCCGTATCATCATAGATAGCCCAGATTAATGCTACTAAATCGTTTTGTGTCGCAATTGCATGCCACTTTTCAATTAAATTGAGGAAATTTTGCGCTTTTTGATCTTGTTGCGCGTAAGCTTGCAACGCTGTCCAGTAATCATGCATTTTATCTGCAATACGAATTGCCGCCAACTCATTTTCATCAAAGTTAAAAACTGGGGAACGTAACACCGCGGCTAATGGAATATCCTGATGTGGATTATCTATGACGCGCAATATATCGAGCATCAGATACACTTCCATCGTCTGAAAATAATTACCGACACCTTCAACTTGAACGGGAATTCCCGCCGCACGTAAGGTTGACACAAGGTCAATATAGCCCGACTTGGCTCGTGTCAAAATGGCAATATCACTGTACTCCACTGGGCGAAGACCGGCTGGATCAGCTTTACGATCGAATATTGAAGTTTCACGTAGCTTCAGTATTCTTTCGGCTAGCAAAGCATATTGGGCCTGCCTTTTCTCAAATACTTCCGTATCAGTTTCCAAATCTTCTTCAGCGTCTTCGACAATAATGTCCATATGAAATACAGCAGGTACATCATCTGGATAAGCGGCTTTCGGAACTAGTTTTGCCTCACCCGCGTAGGCAATATCTCCAAGTGTTTCATCCATTATTTGCGTAAAAATCAAATTCGTAATATTGGTGACGTTGTTTTGCGATCTAAAATTATCCGCTAAATCAATACGAATATCATCGCTTTCTTTTTTCGCAAATTGTTTATATTTGTTTGTGAACAGAGATGGTTCTGCTTGACGAAAGCCATAAATACTTTGCTTCACATCCCCAACCATATACATATTATGCCCGTTCGAGACACTAGTTAACAGAGTTTCTTGTAATTGGTTGATGTCTTGATATTCATCAACTAAAATTTCATCAAATTGCCCTTGGATTGTTTGTTTGGTAACATCATCTGATAGTATTGCTAACGCCAAAGTTCCTAAATCTGGGAAATCAAGTAATTTTTCTTCGCGCTTGGTCCTTCTAAATGATTCTCGGAATGCTTGCGTTACGAGAATTAGCGTATCAATTAGCTTATAAGATTCTTTTTGCACTAGTTGCCATGACTTTTCATCGAGTGCAAAATAAGATGTTATCAATGAATTCATTTGCGATTTGACGCCAACAACCTGCCCTTTAATCTGTCGAGCCACTTCAAGCGTGGCTGACAAATCCGGATCTTCTTTGATTGCCTTTGTTTGAGAATTAATCTTACCACTTGGTGTGTCTAAAATAGCTTCCCGAAGTTCATCCCAAGGTGCAACCATCGCTTTGTCTTGGATTAATAATAAATAATCTTGGATCTCAAGAAAAGCATCTTGTGTTTTTTTGAGTTCATCAATTCCTGTAATAGTAAGTTGTACTTCTTCAACTTTTTTAATCAGATTCTTAATAATTTCTAGGATAATTGGCCGAATACTGCGTACATATAACGCTGTTGCTGTCAGTGGTTCCCCTGTCACTTCATAAGGTTCACGTAGCTTCTCTAACCATTCATTTCCGTCAGCGCGGGCTTCTGCAAAATCTGATAACTTTA contains:
- a CDS encoding ketopantoate reductase family protein, with product MKIAIAGFGALGARVGVMLQQAGHEVTGIDGWAAHIAAISTDGLTVHQDDGATKKYYIPVMTAKEIDGKFDLIILLTKTPQLDMMLTDIKHIITKNTKLLVLSNGLGNIEVMEKHVNRNQILAGVTLWTSELINPGEIRVTGTGSIKLQAIGEANAKPIVSALNKAGLNVTLSQNVIEAIWHKAGINSVLNPLTVLLDANIAEFGMAGNGMDLSLNILDEIKKIGELEGINVDVNAIMKDLALLIRPENAGNHYPSMYQDIKAGKHTEIDFLNGYFAKLGSEHDVAMPFNALVTRLIHAKEDIERTKLAKKQETFEI
- the trmD gene encoding tRNA (guanosine(37)-N1)-methyltransferase TrmD encodes the protein MRIDVLSLFPDMFAPMRQSIIGKAIDKGALDFQVTDFRDFTENKHNNVDDYPFGGGAGMLLTPQPIFDAMASVEKQAGGKGRVILLDPAGRQFNHEVAQELATYDHLTFVAGHYEGYDERIRELVDDEISLGDYVLTGGELGAMVIIDATVRFLPEILGNAASAEGDSFEDGLLEFPQYTRPADFRGRMVPEVLTSGNHAKIAEWRLKESLRRTYLRRPDLLEKRQLTQQERDLLDNIKSEEQ
- the rimM gene encoding ribosome maturation factor RimM (Essential for efficient processing of 16S rRNA), producing MTNTENYFKVGTIVNTHGIRGEVKIMAITDFAQDRFKKGADLFIDTKQGRIPVKVQSSRLHKNMWLVLFVGVTNINEIEKYKGDDVYIEGTARPELEDDQYYYDEIIDSTVVDLDGNKIGVVKEIMETGANDVWIVQRDGQSDALIPMIDDVVKSVDVDAKLITIDALEGLLD
- a CDS encoding methylated-DNA--[protein]-cysteine S-methyltransferase is translated as MIKYETISFLNGKLTLFKKNDQIVCISLADDGVSEFLNDFPEYELKQQVLPETSLFRAYAAGEKIDFSRIKIGYLKSTAFQREVWQALNTCHELLTYEQFAKKINHPTAVRAVATAIGKNPIPIINACHHILPKSGGVGKYRYGTDIKRKLLVLENLLEK
- the addA gene encoding helicase-exonuclease AddAB subunit AddA gives rise to the protein MATKFTKNQQRAIEEKGHNILVAASAGSGKTTVLIERLIQKILSGVSVEKFLIVTFTNAAAKEMRERLEVAIEKRLKVADESQKRFLQEQLLILPAANISTIDAYALRIIEMYYHIIGLDPQFRLLSDTAERKLLQQDVLTDVLADFYDENNIHHEQFLTLVNNFGNPNQDDQLQKIILKLSDFAEARADGNEWLEKLREPYEVTGEPLTATALYVRSIRPIILEIIKNLIKKVEEVQLTITGIDELKKTQDAFLEIQDYLLLIQDKAMVAPWDELREAILDTPSGKINSQTKAIKEDPDLSATLEVARQIKGQVVGVKSQMNSLITSYFALDEKSWQLVQKESYKLIDTLILVTQAFRESFRRTKREEKLLDFPDLGTLALAILSDDVTKQTIQGQFDEILVDEYQDINQLQETLLTSVSNGHNMYMVGDVKQSIYGFRQAEPSLFTNKYKQFAKKESDDIRIDLADNFRSQNNVTNITNLIFTQIMDETLGDIAYAGEAKLVPKAAYPDDVPAVFHMDIIVEDAEEDLETDTEVFEKRQAQYALLAERILKLRETSIFDRKADPAGLRPVEYSDIAILTRAKSGYIDLVSTLRAAGIPVQVEGVGNYFQTMEVYLMLDILRVIDNPHQDIPLAAVLRSPVFNFDENELAAIRIADKMHDYWTALQAYAQQDQKAQNFLNLIEKWHAIATQNDLVALIWAIYDDTAWLDYVAGMPGGAQRQANLHALYEYARTYQNNTHSGLFRFIRYIEQLQSGDSDLGEAAQETDAQAVRIMTIHASKGLEFPIVFLPEFDKSFNTQDLKGGLLIQKNEGIGVEYIQPDALVMIPTLQKLVVQQALKRQSWSEEMRLLYVALTRAEQQLYIVGSVKVKGEAGNQSLKSLWQQSKNANGQFLPEFLRLQADSYLKWTIMSLARTKNKVLEDWLGDGQLPRLVGSETPLTGKVAVTLTNQNEIHAPIASTKGSELVEDGTYSPMDFDRAKTILNYQYANLQATQTAAYQSVSEIKQIFEDPDLAQMQTAVITENGQLQPANVLKVDELPLPDFMNDGSQKPSSSAVGTATHLILQLIDFTKINTVQSIEKLRDELVENKRILPSVAPLIEIDEILAFLQSDFAKQIIAHQKTLHREATFAMIMPANDIYDTLEDSAPVLIHGIIDGYFVDEASQTITLFDYKTDFVRNAQIDEDLTKLQARYKGQLHLYQQALQREYVGYQVGDPQLIALNVGRVISVK